The Mauremys reevesii isolate NIE-2019 linkage group 1, ASM1616193v1, whole genome shotgun sequence genome has a segment encoding these proteins:
- the GABRB3 gene encoding gamma-aminobutyric acid receptor subunit beta-3 isoform X3, whose amino-acid sequence MYFQQYWRDKRLAYAGIPLNLTLDNRVADQLWVPDTYFLNDKKSFVHGVTVKNRMIRLHPDGTVLYGLRITTTAACMMDLRRYPLDEQNCTLEIESYGYTTDDIEFYWRGGDNAVTGVERIELPQFSIVEYRLVSKNVVFATGAYPRLSLSFKLKRNIGYFILQTYMPSILITILSWVSFWINYDASAARVALGITTVLTMTTINTHLRETLPKIPYVKAIDMYLMGCFVFVFLALLEYAFVNYIFFGKGPQRQKKLAEKTAKANIDRSKFEGNRVDAHGNILLTSLEIHNEVASHEVTTSVTDARNSTISFDNSGIQYRKQSAHRESFGRRTMDRTVPHSKKSHLRRRSSQLKIKIPDLTDVNAIDRWSRVVFPFTFSLFNLIYWLYYVN is encoded by the exons ATGTATTTTCAACAATATTGGAGAGATAAGAGACTAGCCTATGCTGGGATACCTCTCAACCTTACGCTTGATAATCGAGTGGCAGATCAACTCTGGGTGCCTGACACTTACTTTTTAAATGACAAGAAGTCATTTGTGCATGGAGTTACAGTGAAAAATCGAATGATTCGCCTTCATCCAGATGGAACAGTGCTGTATGGCCTCAG AATCACAACTACTGCAGCTTGTATGATGGACCTGAGAAGATACCCATTAGATGAACAAAACTGTACTCTGGAAATAGAGagct ATGGTTATACAACAGATGACATAGAGTTTTACTGGAGAGGTGGAGATAATGCAGTCACAGGCGTAGAGAGGATCGAGCTTCCACAGTTCTCCATTGTGGAATACAGACTGGTGTCAAAGAATGTTGTCTTCGCCACAG GTGCGTATCCAAGACTCTCACTGAGCTTTAAGTTAAAGAGAAATATTGGATACTTTATTCTTCAGACCTACATGCCCTCTATACTGATTACCATTTTATCATGGGTGTCATTCTGGATCAATTATGATGCATCAGCAGCAAGAGTTGCCCTTG GAATTACAACTGTGCTGACTATGACAACAATCAACACTCATCTTCGGGAGACTTTGCCTAAAATTCCCTATGTTAAAGCCATTGACATGTATCTTATGGGCTGCTTTGTATTTGTCTTCTTGGCCTTACTTGAATATGCCTTTGTCAATTACATCTTCTTTGGAAAAGGACCTCAAAGGCAGAAGAAACTTGCAGAAAAGACAGCAAAGGCAAACATTGACCGCTCAAAATTTGAAGGCAACCGG GTGGATGCCCATGGAAACATTTTGCTAACATCTCTTGAAATTCACAACGAAGTGGCAAGCCATGAGGTTACAACCAGCGTTACTGATGCTAGGAATTCAACAATATCCTTTGACAACTCAGGAATCCAGTACAGAAAACAAAGCGCACATCGGGAAAGCTTTGGAAGGCGTACAATGGACAGAACAGTGCCCCACAGCAAAAAGAGCCATTTACGGAGGAGGTCTTCAcagctaaaaataaaaatccctgatCTAACGGATGTGAATGCCATAGACAGATGGTCGCGGGTGGTGTTTCCATTCACATTTTCTCTTTTCAACTTAATTTATTGGTTATATTATGTTAACTGA